From the Chryseobacterium sp. G0201 genome, the window GAAGATATTTTGAAACAGTTATAAAGATATTTTCAAATCGTATGATTGAACGTATTGAGAAAATCAATAGAAGTACTTTTATGCAAAATTTTGATTCAAAAGCATACGTATCTCTATTACTACTAAGGTAAAATATATCAACGAGCATCTTTTGTAAAATTAATTGGTAGGAAAAACGAGATTCCTGAGTTTTTTTAAGGAGTAAAAATTAGCTATTTTAGCGAAGTAAAAATTTTAATCTTACTTGGAGAAAAAAATAATCCTTTTTTGGTTAAAAACAGACAACATGCATGGGATGAGAAAACAAAAAACATTCTCAAAACTTTTAATAAAAGAAAAATGAAATTTAAAAACTGGTTTTTATTAATACTGCTGTTTTTAGCAACAGGAATTAATGCACAAATCAAAAATCCTGTAAAATTTAAACTTACGGTTAACGAATTAGGAAACAATCAATATGAAGCCGTGTTGAATGCAACAATGGAAAGTGGTTGGCATATTTATTCTAAGGATATTCCTGAAGACACGGGAATTCCGACAGAATATAAAGTTTCCGGAAAAAATATTGAACTGATCGGAAAATTTACCGAAACAGGTAAAAAGCATGAAGAATTTTCTGAAGCTTTCGGCGGAACAATTATTTTTTATTCCAACAGTGCTGGTTTTAAGCAGAAATTTAAATTAAAAGACGGAACAAAACCTGGTGATGTAGTTGCAGAAATTACCTATCAGACTTGCGACGACCGAGTTTGTCTGGCTCCGAATACGCTGGAATTTACTCAAAAAATAACACCAAAAGGCGTAACGGAAGAAGTTACGGCAACAACAACTGAGCCTGCAAAAGACTCTGTTAAAACAATAGAAACGGCAGTACAAAATCCTGTAAAAACAGAAACAGCATTGGTTCTAGGAGCTTCAAAATTAGACCCAAAACAATTAAAAATAAAATCAATTGATTTCCAAAAACCTTTGACAGATTGCGGAACAGCAGCCGTTAAAGACAGCGAAAATTATTGGACTTATTTGTTCTTAGGATTTATCGGAGGATTGATTGCATTGTTGACTCCGTGCGTTTTCCCGATGATTCCTTTAACGGTTTCGTTCTTTACAAAAGGGAATAAAAATAAGGCAAAAGGTAAAAGAGACGCATTGATCTACGGATTTTTCATTCTTCTGATCTTTGTTTTATTAAGTGTTCCTTTTCATTTAATTGACGGAATTGCAGGAAATGTTTTCAACGAAATTTCCACAAGCATTTGGCTGAATATCGTATTCTTCATCGTATTTATTTTCTTTGCAGGAAGTTTCTTCGGATATTATGACATCTCGTTACCAAGTTCAATCGCAAACAAATCTTCAAAAGCAGAAGAAGCTGGTGGAATCATCGGTATTTTCTTCATGGCTTTGACGTTGGTAATCGTTTCTTTCTCTTGTACAGGTCCTATTTTAGGAAGTTTATTGGGAGGGTCATTATCCGGTTCATCACATATTCCAACGTTATTAACTTTGGCTTTAACAGGGTTTGGTTTAGCTTGGGCGATTATTTTCGGATTGCTGGCATTATTCCCGCAAGCATTACAAAGTCTTCCAAAATCTGGAGGATGGATGAATACAGTGAAAGTTGTGTTAGGATTTATTGAATTGGCTTTAGCGTTGAAATTCTTATCAAAAGCAGATCTTGTTTCTAAAACTTTCTTATTAAAAAGAGAACTTTTCATCGTGATCTGGATCGTTATCGGAATTGGATTAACTTTATATCTATTCGGATTAATAAGATTCCCGCATGATGATAAAAAACCGAAAATTTCTATTACTAGAAAAGTTTTAGGAGTATTGGGAATTGGTTTTGTGGTTTATATGATTCAAGGATTAATCCCATCAGAACGTCCGAAATTGCAATTGTTAAGTGGAATTTTACCTCCATTGAACGTAAGTTATTTCCACGACGAAAAAGACGGAATTTTAGGAATGCATCCTGAACATGACTTCTTCAAAGCTGTTGAACTAGCTAAAAAAGAAGACAAGCCTGTATTAATTGACTTCACAGGTTACGGTTGTGAAAACTGTAGAAAAATGGAAGAATTCGTTTGGAGCGAACCGGATATTTTGCCGATCCTTCAAAACGACATTGTTCTGGCTTCATTATATGTTGACGACAAAGAAGAACTTCCTGAAGATCAAAAAACTAAAATTGATCTTGGTGAAGGACAGGTGAAAAAAGTAAAGACTATTGGTGACAGATGGAGCTTGTTTCAACAAGTGAATTTTAATAATAATTCTCAACCACACTACGTCTTGATCACTCCGGACGGAAAAGTTATCAATTCTCCGGTTTCAGGTTATATGCCGAAAGAAGATTTCAAAAAATTCTTGGAATGCGGTGTTAATTATTACAAGAAGAGTAAATAAAAAATTTCAAAATATTATTTAAAACTCATACTGAAAAGTGTGAGTTTTTTTGTTTTACACAATCAAACACAATTACTTAAAATATCCTAAAACCTTATGAAATTAAAAACTCATGATGTTTTTTAATGTTAAATAATAATTGATTTTAGAAAATTTATAACATTTTGCAATTTTAGGTATAAACTTTGTATAGATTTTCTCAAATAAAGAACAATTATTCACTCTTTATTAAAAACTGTTTAACATTAAAAAATATTAATTATGGCTGAAGTAGTTGCACAAGAAAAACAAGGCGGCAAGCAAAAGAAAAAATTAATCAGAGTTGACATGACTCCAATGGTAGATCTAGGATTTTTATTAATTACCTTTTTCATGTTTACCACTAATTTTACAAAACCTAATGTGATGGATCTTGGATTGCCTGCGAAAGATCCGAATCCAAATCCAATTAACACTCCTGTGGTTGACGTGAAAAATCAAGTAACTTTTATTCTTGGTAAGGATAATAGAGTATTTTACCATCAACAAGATAAAGAAGATTTAAATACAAGCAATTTAAAAGAAACAGACTTCAGCGGAGTAAAGATTTCCAAAATTATTTCTGAAGC encodes:
- a CDS encoding protein-disulfide reductase DsbD family protein produces the protein MKFKNWFLLILLFLATGINAQIKNPVKFKLTVNELGNNQYEAVLNATMESGWHIYSKDIPEDTGIPTEYKVSGKNIELIGKFTETGKKHEEFSEAFGGTIIFYSNSAGFKQKFKLKDGTKPGDVVAEITYQTCDDRVCLAPNTLEFTQKITPKGVTEEVTATTTEPAKDSVKTIETAVQNPVKTETALVLGASKLDPKQLKIKSIDFQKPLTDCGTAAVKDSENYWTYLFLGFIGGLIALLTPCVFPMIPLTVSFFTKGNKNKAKGKRDALIYGFFILLIFVLLSVPFHLIDGIAGNVFNEISTSIWLNIVFFIVFIFFAGSFFGYYDISLPSSIANKSSKAEEAGGIIGIFFMALTLVIVSFSCTGPILGSLLGGSLSGSSHIPTLLTLALTGFGLAWAIIFGLLALFPQALQSLPKSGGWMNTVKVVLGFIELALALKFLSKADLVSKTFLLKRELFIVIWIVIGIGLTLYLFGLIRFPHDDKKPKISITRKVLGVLGIGFVVYMIQGLIPSERPKLQLLSGILPPLNVSYFHDEKDGILGMHPEHDFFKAVELAKKEDKPVLIDFTGYGCENCRKMEEFVWSEPDILPILQNDIVLASLYVDDKEELPEDQKTKIDLGEGQVKKVKTIGDRWSLFQQVNFNNNSQPHYVLITPDGKVINSPVSGYMPKEDFKKFLECGVNYYKKSK
- a CDS encoding biopolymer transporter ExbD; this encodes MAEVVAQEKQGGKQKKKLIRVDMTPMVDLGFLLITFFMFTTNFTKPNVMDLGLPAKDPNPNPINTPVVDVKNQVTFILGKDNRVFYHQQDKEDLNTSNLKETDFSGVKISKIISEAYKNAPKPENFTVIVKPTDEANYKNFVDILDNIAISKKERYGITDIKPWEKKVYEDLTK